The DNA region atcacctaagttagctaatcaacctggttagcattgttagcagttttagcattgttagcatagttaacatttttagcattattgctagaaatcatcagttaagttagctaaacaacctggttagcactgtgagcatagttagcatagttaatatttttaccataactgcatgaaatcagtagctaagttaacaatcaacctggttatcattgttaccatagttatcattttaacaggaatagaaatcattagttaagttagaactggaatgtttcagctttaaactgtctaccttcacactatcaactctctgtaaactatgcaaccaccatgtttaccttagctacaccttagtaaccatatccacattatctatctatttttgcattttcatgcactggtaattccttggaattgcatttctagttattacagtgcatgaaaatgcactgtactgttattccaagtcttcttattattattattaaacttcttcttctaacgctcgcaattcagcttcaaccgtttaacgtagaaacttcattcaaactttgttgcgtaggtcttgcttatgccatatgtgctttgtatttttcaactttgtaacttttatactttttaaactattagttaaaaactatcaccatttcccccatagacttaacattgctcattatgacatcacggcagcaattagaatgttaccccagctggtcagccacctgggcaccaactgtcagtttctctcaggctcctctctgaagactacatattctgttcccctgtatcctctgcgcacaacagtatcaaaataagtcctcctaattccatccaactttatatccattcatcttcttcaaaccattcactcatccacccattctaaacagtctgcctatcaacaacatcaactagaaatgcaattccaaggaattaccagtgcatgaaaatgcagaaatagatagataatgtagatatggttactaaggtgtagctagggtaaacatggtggttgcatagtttacagagagttgatagtgtgaaggtagacagtttaaagatgaaacattccagttctaacttaactaatgatttctattcatgttaaaatgttgattggctaacttagctaatgatttctagcagttaccctaaaaatgctaattatgctagcaatgcttactttactaacaatgctaaccaggttgattagctaactgaaccgatgatttctaccagtaatgctaaaaatgctaacaatgctaaatttgttaacaatgctaaccaggttgattagctaacttagtagatgattttttgcagttatgctaacaatgctaaccatgctaactagctaacttgctagtgaggacttttactttgaaacatttgttgctagggtatccatggtggccactatcagtaaacaagaagttactgcagtatagtcatgttggttgctatggaaacggtcataaacacttaattttaatggttgctatgttggttgctaggtacatggaggtttcatgtagttgactggaggcatagtggatgatagctgacagttggaatggttgaacagttcaatagttgagtagtttcaatggttaaatgatttaatagtgtattattgcagtgaggacctttattttgaaacagttgtggacagaggacgtagtgaaacaggatctgtagtcttaatgagattgtatgcttaaagcctgagacagaaggtgcctctcatatagcgtttacgcgtcctctgtagcggcaacaatgggatagtctagcccttcttctatctttctttatgtagatcattgaggatcgaggagcgagggaggacatataaacgctgcttgagagggacccacagtaaatactttaaaagttgtatgtagatagtctaattaatgttgatagacagaatgtttaatggatgttgataggcagattgtttaatagatattgattgacagtttaatgggtggatgagtgaatggtctgaagaagatgaatggatagaaggttggatggaatgtgccttatattcttgttaagagagacactgatacagctctctgagagtagttgacacaggtataatcaatttaactggctagtcttaagagagccagagtactcttaaagcctgagacagagtaaataatttaaaagttaaatgtagatagtctaattaatgttgatagacagagagtttaatggatgttgatagacagattgtttaatagatgttgatagacagtttaatgggtggatgagtgaatggtctgaagaagatgaatggatagaatgttggatggaatgtgccttatattcttgtagaatggagagacacagctctctactgagagtagtggatacagatacaggtgtaatcaatttaactggctagtcttaagagagccagcctgagacagagtagattgtttaaaagttgaatgtagagcgtctaattgatgttgataggcagactgtttagaatgggtggatgagtgaatggtttgaagaagatgaatggatatagagttgaatggaattaggaggacttattttgatactgttgtgcgcagaggatacaggggaacagaatatgtagtcttcagagagattgtaaagcctgagagaaactgacagttggtgcccaggtggctgaccagctggggtaacattctaattgctgccgtgatgtcataatgagccatgttaagtctatgggggaaatggtaatagtttttaactaatagtttaaaaagtataaaagttacaaagttaaaaaatacattgcgctgatgtcctaagcaagaccttcgtaacacagtttgaatgaagtttctacgttaaacggttcaagctgaattgcgtgcgttagaagaagaataataagaagtagtagaagaagaagcctagggataacagtacagtgcattttcatgcactgtaattagacgctctacattgaacttttaaacaatctactctgtctcaggctggctctcttaagactagccagttaaattgattacacctgtatctgtatccactactctcagtagagagctgtgtctctccattctacaagaatataaggcacattccatccaacattctatccattcatcttcttcagaccattcactcatccacccattaaactgtctatcaacatctattaaacaatctgtctatcaacatccattaaactctctgtctatcaacattaattagactatctacattcaacttttaaattatttactgtctcaggctttaagagtacacgctggctctcttaagactagccagttaaattgattacacctgtgtcaactactctcagagagctgtatcagtgtctctcttaacaagaatataaggcacattccatccaaccttctatccattcatcttcttcagaccattcactcatccacccattaaactgtcaatcaatatctattaaacaatctgcctatcaacatccattaaacattctgtctatcaacattaattagactatatacaacttttaaagtatttactgtgggtccctctcaagcagtgtttatatgtcctccctcgctcctcgatcctcaatgatctacataaagaaagatagaagaagggctagactatcccattgttgccgctccatcattctttatgtagatcagtgaggagcgagagaggacgcgtaaacgctatatatgagaggcaccttctgtctcaggctttaagcatacaatctcattaagactacagatcctgtttcactacttcctctgtccacaactgtttcaaaataaaggtcctcactgcaataatacactattaaatcatttaaccactgaaactactcaactattgaactgttcaaccattccaactgtcagttatcatccactatgcctccagtcaactacatgaaacctccatgtacctagcaaccaacatagcaaccattaaaattaagtgtttatgaccgtttccatagcaaccaacatgattatactgcagtaacttcttgtttcctgatagtggccaccatggataccctagcaacaaatgtttcaaaataaaagtcctcactagcaagttagctagttagcatggttagcatacttagcattgttagcattttaagcataactgcaaaaaatcatcaaataagttagctaatcaacctggttagcattgttagcaaatttagcatagttagcatttttagcattactgctagaaatcatcggttaagttagctaatcaacctcattagcattgttagtaaagtttgcattgctagcataataagcatttttagcgtaactgctagaaatcattagctaagttagctaatcaacattttaacatgaatagaaatcattagttaagttagaactggaatgtttcatctttaaactgtctaccttcacactatcaactctctgtaaactatgcaaccaccatgtttaccctagctacaccttagtaaccatatctacattatctatctatttttgcattttcatgcactggtaattccttggaattgcatttctagttattaaacttcttcttctaacgctcgcaattcagcttcaaccgtttaacgtagaaacttcattcaaactttgttgcgtaggtcttgcttatgccatatgtgctttatatttttcaactttgtaacttttatactttttaaactattagttaaaaactatcaccatttcccccatagacttaacattgctcattatgacatcacggcagcaattagaatgttaccccagctggtcagccacctgggcaccaactgtcagtttctctcaggctcctctctgaagactacatattctgttcccctgtatcctctgcgcacaacagtatcaaaataagtcctcctaattccatccaactttatatccattcatcttcttcaaaccattcactcatccacccattctaaacagtctgcctatcaacaacatcaattagacgctctacattgaacttttaaacaatctactctgtctcaggctggctctcttaagactagccagttaaattgattacacctgtatctgtatccactactctcagtagagagctgtgtctctccattctacaagaatataaggcacattccatccaacattctatccattcatcttcttcagaccattcactcatccacccattaaactgtctatcaacatctattaaacaatctgtctatcaacatccattaaactttaaattaaacattaattagactatctacattcaacttttaaattatttactctgtctcaggctttaagagtactctggcactcttaagactagccagttaaattgattacacctgtgtcaactactctcagagagctgtatcagtgtctctcttaacaagaatataaggcacattccatccaaccttctatccactcatcttcttcagaccattcactcatccacccattaaactgtcaatcaatatctattaaacaatctgcctatcaacatccattaaacattctgtctatcaacattaattagactatctacatacaacttttaaagtatttactgtgggtccctctcaagcagcgtttatatgtcctccctcgctcctcgatcctcaatgatctacataaagaaagatagaagaagggctagactatcccattgttgccgctccatcattctttatgtagatcagtgaggagcgagagaggacgcgtaaacgctatgagaggcaccttctgtctcaggctttaagcatacaatctcattaagactacagatcctgtttcactacttcctctgtctacaactgtttcaaaataaaggtcctcactgcaattatacactattaaatcatttaaccattgaaactactcaactattgaaatgttcaaccattccaactgtcagttatcatcaactatgcctccagtcaactacatgaaacctccatgtacctagcaaccaacatagcaaccattaaaattaagtgtttataaccgtttccatagcaaccaacatgattatactgcagtaacttcttgtttcctgatagtggccaccatggataccctagcaacaaatgtttcaaaataaaagtcctcactagcaagttagctagttagcatagttaacattgttaacatagttagcatttttagcataactgcaaaaaatcatcaactaagttagctaatcaacctggttagcattgtcagcaaatttagcattgttagcatagttagcatttttaacattactgctagaaatcatcgataagttagctaatcaacctggttagcattgttagtaaagttagcattgctagcataattagcatttttagcttaactgctagaaatcattagctaagttagctaatcaacattttaacatgaatagaaatcattagttaagttagaactggaatgtttcatctttaaactgtctaccttcacactatcaactctctgtaaactatgcaaccaccatgtttaccctagctacaccttagtaaccatatctacattatctatcttttttagcattttcatgcactggtaattccttggaattgcatttctagttgctAATTGGTGTTTTGATCAATAACATAAAATCCTAATCTaacttgtaaacagtctttccTCAGATTAATCTATGACCTTCAAAGTGATCACAACGTTCAGAATCATGGTAAGTTAAGATCAAATATTACTAATTCACTAATTTCCAACCAGTGCTCAAGCATTTCTTTCACATTTCTCTCCCCCCGAAACACTTGCAGCTTAGCTGGTCCTTTGCTTTGCTGCTTCCCTGGCTGGTGCAGTCTCGCCCGCTCAATCAGGATCTCCTGCCTATCGACTGTGAAGACGTCTTCTTCAACGGATCGATTCACAATGGCGTCTACACCATCTACCCAGTAGGAAAGGACTCACCCATGGAGGTGTTCTGTGACATGGGCTGCCGTGAAGATGAAAGCCATGAAAGGGGCCAGTGGACGGTGTGTGGAAGTCTGactcttacatactgtacatgcctctTAATACTGTACCTCTCTTTTAACATGGTCCACATTCTTCCAATATTCACAATCAATTTACCTCTCAGGTGATCCAGAGGAGAATAGATGGTAACGTGAACTTCGAAAGGAACTGGAATGACTACAAGAGGGGCTTTGGAGTCAAGTATGGAGAGTACTGGCTAGGTagaatacagtacattcaataCAACTACTGATGCTAACTTGACACATCTCTGTTGTCAGTCACTTGATGTTTGCTCTGACACTATTTCTCCTTCACCACAGGTCTCCAGAACATTTTTCTGCTCACACATGGGATGAAGTATGAGCTGAGGGTGGACATGGAGGACTGGGAGGGGGGGACTGTCTATGCTCTCTACCGCTCTTTCTTTCTAGAACCAGAGTCAGATGGGTACAGACTACAAGTATTTGACTTCATTGATGGTGGCGCAGGTAAGTCCGGTCTCTCTTCACCTACAGTAGgatgcacagtacacagcaCATACTCTCTTTTCATTTTTATAAAAACAATCACTGCTTTTCAGGTGATTCCTTAACCTACCATAATGGACAGAAGTTCTCCACTTTTGATAGAGACCAGGATAACTGGTCTGGCAACTGCGTAGCGACTCACAAGGGAGGGTTTTGGTATAACGCTTGCATTAACACCAGTCCCAATGGTGACTACAAATTTCGGAACTACCAGATCGGGTCTGGTGGAATATCTTGGAAAGGATGGAAGGGGGTTAATTATTCACAGAGGAAATTCTCCATGAAGGTCAGGAGGTTGTCCTTGCCTGAGTCAGAAGACTAGTTACAGTTGTCTCCGGTTTTGGTCATGACTCAAAAACACTGTGATAAGTATGATAATTCATCATTATTATATcacataataatatataatttGAAATCAGATCATCAATCACTGTTACTGTACATGGAATTACAATGTTATAAATTGATCATACTTATGTTAGAAGATGTATTAAGGACAAAACTACTCGGAAAAGTTTATTAAAAGTACACTAATTTGAATAAATGTCAAAGTGTTTCCACTTTTATTATAGATActgatattttttattttttaattttctttaTTGCATGTTCTGCCTTTGAGTTCTGATTGAAGCCTCATTGTATGCGTACTGTAAATCACTTGGAGTGTAATTTGGAGATTCCTTTCACTGATTAACCTTGAAAGATAGTTCCGGAGTTACAGTAGAACAACCTAGGGTCTTtttacagagaggagaggaaaaccaTTTCAAACTGTCATTTGAGCGCAAAATTATTTTAATTGGTGGAGTTTTGGACAAGACTGTTTTCTGCATTAGCAAA from Sardina pilchardus chromosome 1, fSarPil1.1, whole genome shotgun sequence includes:
- the LOC134075862 gene encoding microfibril-associated glycoprotein 4-like, whose product is MTFKVITTFRIMLSWSFALLLPWLVQSRPLNQDLLPIDCEDVFFNGSIHNGVYTIYPVGKDSPMEVFCDMGCREDESHERGQWTVIQRRIDGNVNFERNWNDYKRGFGVKYGEYWLGLQNIFLLTHGMKYELRVDMEDWEGGTVYALYRSFFLEPESDGYRLQVFDFIDGGAGDSLTYHNGQKFSTFDRDQDNWSGNCVATHKGGFWYNACINTSPNGDYKFRNYQIGSGGISWKGWKGVNYSQRKFSMKVRRLSLPESED